The nucleotide window GCTCGAGGAAGCCAATTTTGCAATGCATGAAAATGTTCAAAGGACTTATACTTCGGCAGGTGATCTCTTGAATCTAGATTTTGATGCAGAAAGTGAGTACCAGATGTTTCCAGGTGAGGAAATCACTATTGCCAAAGGCTACTTGAGCATAATTGAATCACTAGCTTCTGTTCTACCTAAGGGTCTAATCCAATTAGGCCGGAAGGTAGCAAGAATCGAATGGCAACCTGAAGCTCAACAATCAACGGAAAATGGGTATGCTAATAGGCCAGTGACACTACATTTCTGCGATGGATCGGTTATGTGTGCTGACCATGTTGTGGTCACAGTATCACTGGGGGTGCTTAAAGCCGGAATTAGTCAAGCTTCAGGTATGTTCGGTCCTCCTTTGCCATCTTTCAAGACTGAGGCTATATCAAGATTAGGATATGGTGTTGTTAATAAGCTATTTTTGCAACTGAGTTCAAGCCATGAAGAAGTTGGCAACAAGTTTCCTTTCTTGCAAATGGCTTTTCATCGGACAGACTCGGAATTGAGGCATAAAAAGATACCCTGGTGGATGAGAAGGACAGCTTCTATATGTCCAATTTACAAGAACTCTAGTGTGTTACTATCTTGGTTTGCAGGGAAGGAAGCTATTGAGCTAGAATCTCTGAGTGATGAAGATGTTATTAATGCGGTTTCAACAACAATATCTAGCTTTTTACAAGCACCCCAGAAACAAGTGCATGGTAATTCTCATGAATTTTGCAATGGGAGCTCAAATGCAAATGAAGTTAAATTCAGCAAGGTTTTGAAGAGCAAATGGGGGAATGATCCTCTGTTCTTGGGATCTTACAGTTATATAGCAGTCGGATCGAGTGGAGATGATATGGATTCATTAGCAGAGCCATTGCCCGCAAAGATTGGTAATTATGAGTCTGCTGGGTGTCCTCCACTTCAAATTCTATTTGCAGGGGAGGCAACACACAGAACCCACTATTCTACCACTCATGGTGCTTATTTTAGTGGCCTTAGGGAAGCCAACAGGCTTCTTCAACACTATCATTGTATTGGGGTTTAGAAACTTAGTACTATATAgtaatatatatagatatatatttaaaaatttgttaGACACTTATTTTGgtgatttttttttccattttccatctaaaacatctttctttctctttctatgAAGCGATGAGCTATGAATGAGAGCAGAGAAGAGGAGAGAATTAGGGAGGGACGAAAGACATAGATGGGGACATTTTTAGATGTATTGCCTGAATTAAAGAAGCTTCTGTCCAATTTTCTATtgccttattctctttgtttttgaGAATTTTTTTCCCCTTCTATTTTAGAGTTGCATCTTTAAAGCAAAAACCAATTGAGAGATTGTGTTTTGGCGTTGAATATTGCAAAGGTTAAAGTAAAAGAAACAGAAGGAGCAAAACTTTGGATCCCCACTTGTGTTAAGTGTTTGTTTTTAGGACAGGATCCGGTATACCCGGGTCTTTCCAGCTAGGAATCCCTTCAGCAGTAGCTTTCTTTCTGCTGTGGCTTTGTTTCTCTGCCCATGACGTTGTTTTTACTGGCAAGTCCAAACAAGCCCTTGTTGTTGCAACCCAAAATACAAAACTTggaatttggaaactttggaaGAATCCAATGAGCTGGCCATAATGGTTTATGTGATTCAGACACTCGTTTTCAAAAATGAgacatattgtttttttttttggctcgagggtcgaatttaaattttattttaagatgACTCAGTACCAATGAATTGGCAGGAACATCGGATTACTTCGATGTAAGTTCTCTTTAAAGGGGACCCATCACAATGATAGGTCCCATTCCATGCATACgtgatatgaaattgcaagaagaCATACGCCAAGACAGTTTTAACTTACTTTTACCTGGCTCCTCGGTAGACAACACCAGTGGCCTACCCACTTGGTACCATTAGATTTCTCTGCAGACACCAAATCCTTACTCTGCTTGCTACGGACAGAAAATGACTGTCCATGACCAAACATTATCTCCGAAATAAGCACATGTATTTCTGTCCACTAATGTCAATCTAAAATCTCAATCCCATCCTTCAGATTTCTCAAAACAGGACCTAATCAATGGTTATGAAAGCATAAACATGGCATCCTAAATTGGTCCACATGCTGTTAATAATTTAGATTTTGTTCAAGGGTTTCTCATATATTCATGTACTAAATAAAAAATCTTCCCCAATATCCACCTCTATTTATTGCCTTTGGATTTGGTATTTCTGTGGTGTCTGTTTGGTGATTTTGCAGTATGATTCAAATCAAGACACGTATTCATAGGGACTCCATTATTGTAAGATTTGCCAGCCCTCTCTTCTGCTCTCCTCTCCTCTCCCCCCCAAAAACACTGGAATGGCCCACTTGCTGTCTCTTTTTTGCCTCTTGTGGGCTTCAATCACTCTTTGATGATTTTGCGTATCACACCACCAATCTGTCACCCTGTCCTTTGTCTGATTCATAAACAAACAAATGAAATAAGAATCTCTACATATCTTTTTGCCCTTTAATTCACCACCTTTCTTTCTGTTTTTCTTTATGTTTTTAGGATAGTTTTACCTTCTTCAATTCATCTAACCctctaatatgatttaattagagGTGTTATCAACCATTTGCTTACAGTAATCGCATACATATTATGGTCCAAACTAACCATTTCCTTTTCTTGAATCTTGAATCTTGATTCTTGACCCCTTCTGCTACATGAACTTATAGGAGAGTAGGGTTGGAGCTCAGGGACCCTTGAATTGACGAAACCTGCTAAATGCTCTACCTGTGCAGGACGTAGCATCTCCTCAGCACATGTGTTTGTTTTTCACATTTGTTTTCCCTTGTGCTTAACTACAAAAATTAAAAGCTGCTAAAGTTGATCATTAATCAAGCACACGCATCTTTAAAGTAACCAAAAGTTGacattcatatgaaatattttgtCCCACTGTAAGAAAGAAAAAGCATTTGaatttgatgatgatgatggtattattatattaattaatcaattaattagagCCAATACTTATcatgttaattattaattattaatcccCACAAGTAATCTTCTTGTTTGTGTTTTTCATTTAACAAATGAACAAAACAATGGTATTTTAAGTAATAGAAAGTTTCAGTTATTCAGTTGAATGGTTTTAATCATCTTCTTTTTTGAAACTATGGATCATCAATCTTCCATCTCTTTTTCCTTAGTGTCCAATATCTTTAAAACCATTCCTTTTGCTTTTGTTTTTTGCAAATCTAAGATTAAAAGTTTGATGATATATCATATATGCAGTAGGGGCTGCCTGCTTTATTCTTTCTAAATGATCATAATTAACTTTTCTATCCTTAAGAGAGCCAATGATGGTGAAAGAAAAGATAACTGATTTAAGTAAGCTATCATATTGGGTATCTAACATATCTGCTTTATAAATTAAAGTCTTTTGTGATGATCAGATACTCCTTTAATAAAAGATATTAAACATCTTATAATTTCATGGGAAGGAAGGAATCTAGGCGTCTATTCACAGAGTAATTATAAGCTCTCTCTTCTGGCCCAGCTTACACTCACATCTCATCTACCCATTATTAAATTCATTATCATATTGCCAAATGAGAATTGTTCAATGACTTGAGAGTTCGAATCCTACAAACTGTTCTTCTTAGTGACCAATATAAACTACGTTGTAATCCCTCAGTGAGGTTGGTGATATGCCTTGTTTTTATTCAATGCTTAATGATCGATATATACCTTCATAATCATGAATGATAATGTTAATCAATATTTCGTATGATTAACACACTTAATAATGTTTTCTTTTCACAAAAGACCAAATTCATGATGATTAAAGCACCCCATCTTGCTTTTAGATCTGTCCTTCACAACAATTCAATTCCATTCAATTATACTTTTCTCTTGCATTTCTCCtttcaatcaaattttaatatgTCTCTGGTCCACCATTTTTCAACCATACCCAGGAAACTCTCACTTGAAAACAAAGCCTTAATGATAAAAacgaaacaaattaaacatttatTCTCATTTGTAATCATGATGGACGTCAGTCAAATTTTGAAGTTCACATCCTCTTGAAGATTGCtgatgcaatatatatatatatatgtatatatatttccaTTAACCCTAAAACAGGATCCCATTATTAGAAGACATAATTGGGCGGATTGGTGGGGGCATGATAATGAAGGGAATTGTGAATTTAGTTTCTGAGTAATAACTGGAAACACTATTGATTCAAAGGTTTGCAGAGACCAATGTTGTTGACTAATGGCTTTTGTCTTCATCAAATTGGTCAAGAAGAAACACTTTTTAAGGAGAAGATTTTAGTACAATTGGTTTGTTGTTAGTGTGATCTATTTATCTATCTACTTGTCAGTCTTTTCTGGGTACTTAATCTGGGCACAACTTTTCTACAATTGTAGCTAAATTTATTTAACATGAAGCCACAAAGCAAACCCCTCAAACACTATTACAAACAAAGCAAACTTGCTGAACAGGAGAAGCAAACCAAAGGCATCAAAATTGATATCAGGCAAAGTTCTGAACTTCTTCCTTCGTGGCTACTCTTTCAACAATGTCTTTTCTAAAAATTGAGCCTGTTTTCTCTTTCAGAGCGCAATGAGCCTTATCATTACATCCAATACTTGTTGAGATGAAACATAATCTATATTTTGCCCATGGTTTTCTTTCCATTGTTCTTCAATCCAAAAGTAGATAGAAGTGGGATGATaaaggttttctttttttttttttttttttttttttttttttttccttctgttGTTTCTTTTCTAATTCCTTTTCTTTTGCTTTTAATAATGTATTTGTTCTTATCTTGTTGCTAGAATAGAATCATTTTATTCTCCACTAATCACTATTTTCAATAGCCTGGGGAACAAAAAACACTACTAATCAGATTCCAAAGAATTGATTCAGAAGTAAAATAACAGCAAAGGCAGTTAATTGTTCTTCTTGTTTTGCTATGACATGTAGATGTCCATCAGGATAAAGTCAGGAATTTTAGATTATTCTTCTGTAGTCTGATTTTGGTTTTTAATTTCATAGTTAATTTATTACCTTGGCTTCTTAGCTAAGGGATCCAttacaatattaaaaaaaaaaatatgtgcatTATTCGATTATAATCgaataattaaattgataaaatttaattattttaataaaaataaatttgactTAATTTAGCTTTTgactaattattttaaattttttttgttattgaTAATTAACTGAatttttattaatcaattaaaaatataaaatatatattatattttttagattatgtcacgacccaaccgatgggccggaccggcactatgaccttggccagcctaaagctcccgaggctcgtagtaagcctaactattcctcaacccaactctaaggcccctttgggtccaatttcaaaaattcaaccggacagagttcagCTATAAAATAGACCATTTAATGGGAAATTTTTtactcacctgacctgtaaacacaatatataatcatctggggagctcagctcaccctcaacataatcaaatgtcataaaaataaatgagagctcggctccctcatcaaatccaaccatacatgcttttaataagtttacaggtctaacatgacaattatattacagacccaatcaaataaatatttctaacacatacgAAAATTTTAGGAGTTAACaaaattatacaaacattaataaacgacctgcgaagaaTAAAAATGggttaaccacaataataatcctcctgtagcctggaaaaaaataatgaacaggattGAGCGTTCGATtcatagagtaaaatattaatttttaccaTAATCTCTattagctatctaaaactaatgcaacctgtggagtgaaatgcaacaccgtcataaatttcatacaaatcacatcaaaaagacaatttggagcactcaaatACCCAATAatgtcaaataatacatatacgggagctgatcccctacacagccttcttaatccaacctctgccaacgaagatctcaagccggactttcgcttaataaaccaaatacagggtcccagcgaagaactcaagccgtgtctaccccgaaggaccgagtcccagcgaagatttcaagctgtgtctacccgtcttgtccatatccaacaccataccacatgcacgttagcgcacgcacactgctccaaattaccacaacatccatagcactttaacggttgtgaatgcaacataaaacgtgcctagagtttaactgcatagatacatatttataagtgatgcataggtatgcttgaacatataataatatcgaaattacaattaaacttaatattttactcacagtacaccgatgactattgtgactGCTGGATGAAGGAGAATAGTTGACAtcaatcacctaataattaaatcataaatttattagtactaagtcaaaataaaactcaaaagaggcaacagacagcctaattcatgctagAAATCCagtagagttttccctatacctgggacctatccaacctgtaaaagggtttagaatacacttctatatctacaAATCTCACAAttgcaactcaatcacatcacaaggcccctcctaggcccacaCAGTCAACGaccataatttgaaaaattacaatttagcccCTATAATTAGCCCTTTTTTAAAAACTACCCAAacgaactctaaaaattctaaagttttgccccgcggtctttaataatattataaggctattgcaaaaggaattataattttctgatcatctatgaatattttatgaattttattctaaatcggtattagcaaaaaatgagcaacttggagttcgggtttacctatgccaattctgacacctgaaAAGCGTCCAGAATGCCTGAAAATGCTAGTTTTGACTATAATATTGATTACGTTCTGAGACAGACTGCCGGGCAActagatctggctaaaaatgcagTCCCAACACCGGTGAGCTATCCTTGGTATTAAgtccaaattttattaataattatcataaaattatttttaaattttgagaataaaaaaagtttaaaaatctcaccaagagatctggaccgtccgattatcATCTTTTCCAAACGGTGTCCGATCTGAGCTGGACCAGTCCTACCTCGAAGATCTcgtcgtcctgagtccatcggtggcctcaGATTTCCGATCCGACGGTCGGATCACCGGAAAAGTGATTGGAAACCGAGAAACCCATATGATTTTCTTTCAACTTTCCCTCGCCGGTTCTCTTTCCTCCGGCCACCAAACGGGGTGCCGCTGGTTTCATCTGAAAGTTTATCATCTTGGGAGTCCGTGGCACTTGAAATCACCTGGAATGGCCGTCGGAGTCAGCCGGGGCGACACTGCAAAGTCAGGACCCTGTCGCGcgctctctccctctctcctctctttcctctctccttctctctctttctgctGCCTCTTGCTCGGTGCTGCCATAATTTGGTGGTTGTTCCGACACGGGGAAAGGCCGGTGGTACCTCGCCGGCACTAATGCTGGCCGGCCGGACGAAAATGGGGGGGAAGAAAGTGTGGGGGAGAGTGGAGTCGGGGAGAGAGAGtgttgggggggggggtgttgCTGCTGCGTTTTAAACTTCTAATTATATTTTTAGTCCCTCAACTTCTTAGAGGTTTACAACTAGGtcctaaattataaaaataaatatagtctaggaaaatttaattattttattctcatttactaaattaactttaattaatttaattattattactttatttattattattattattattattattattattattattattattattattattattattatcttcctttattttaaaatcaatttaaataaatcctatgatattaataacataatatttcctttttattttatttataatttaaaaatttttgggttgttatagattaattcttttatgactaataactaattaaatattttttatttttaattaattttaatttagttcTATTCGATTAACCGAATGTTCACCTCTACTTATTGGTGAGGAGAGCAATAGGGATATtaaaccttaattaatttttttttaattttaattatttaattattgtaaaGTTTAGAATTTGAGTTATATTTAAATGGgaaaatttaaactcaaattgttTTCACTAATTGAATTTTAAAGGtgaaaaagaatttaaaatttttcatatctataattttattaatttttactaTAATTAAATTATGTAGGTGAATGCTATTTACAATTTTGTTAGACAAATTAAAGAAAAAgggttagaattttt belongs to Hevea brasiliensis isolate MT/VB/25A 57/8 chromosome 4, ASM3005281v1, whole genome shotgun sequence and includes:
- the LOC110639622 gene encoding probable polyamine oxidase 5 gives rise to the protein MVAKKPRIVIIGAGMAGLTAANKLYTSSSSKDLFELCVVEGGTRIGGRINTSEFGGDRIEMGATWIHGIGGSPVHKIAQEINSLESEQPWECMDGFLDEPKTIAEGGFELNPSLVESISTLFKNLMDFAQGKLIEGSENTGGLDFYKLASKAYKICKSNGGTSGKLSVGAFLRQGLDAYWDSVKHEEEEIKGYGNWSRKLLEEANFAMHENVQRTYTSAGDLLNLDFDAESEYQMFPGEEITIAKGYLSIIESLASVLPKGLIQLGRKVARIEWQPEAQQSTENGYANRPVTLHFCDGSVMCADHVVVTVSLGVLKAGISQASGMFGPPLPSFKTEAISRLGYGVVNKLFLQLSSSHEEVGNKFPFLQMAFHRTDSELRHKKIPWWMRRTASICPIYKNSSVLLSWFAGKEAIELESLSDEDVINAVSTTISSFLQAPQKQVHGNSHEFCNGSSNANEVKFSKVLKSKWGNDPLFLGSYSYIAVGSSGDDMDSLAEPLPAKIGNYESAGCPPLQILFAGEATHRTHYSTTHGAYFSGLREANRLLQHYHCIGV